A portion of the uncultured Bacteroides sp. genome contains these proteins:
- a CDS encoding two-component regulator propeller domain-containing protein, whose amino-acid sequence MKTPLFCALTIFILVCTRFANAQENYMFKHLETKDGLSHNQVNYIFKDSRGFMWFATAGGLNCFDGYSYKVYRHNEHDAWSLHDNYVDHIQEDIEGNLWIHTATGYVLYDVRKDIFLNDMLPVMRKYGINHIPTLVRIDKLKNLWFYVAGTGGFQYQVADGQLVTYPRGGKDGLNSALVTDISECKAGGLFIFNNGLIECVDKNAGRVIKRYNHIPLHSPGFRSNKYSLFVDSDEDIWVYSKGASVLWIFHPAQERWEWLNNSDRSKPYRLSSNVVQDIVEDAHGKIWLATDHGGIDIIDKKTGAQINLQNNMSDERTLSHNSINCIYCDDMNIIWVGTYKKGISYYSESIFKFGVEHLPYFKQVNNFDSDITFLEEGAHEDLWIGTNGSGLICLNRNTGKKVLYERKQGVPSLLSSDIIVSLCMARDGKLWIGTYLGGMDCFDGRTFTHYQHSLNDPNSLANNNVWSIVEDEKGLIWIGTLGGGIQCFNPTTKKFVTYNTRKYLTSDYVSSLYLGKSGVLYIGTAIGITIYHKDTGRFEPLIGNRAGNQRFSSLNVNQVYEDSRGLLWIATRDGLNAYDQRNDRIYVMHKVDGLVDDMISSVIEDNNKNMWVTTANGVSNIVVNTDPKTGYYSFAYNNYDEFDGLQSREFNIRSMIKTFRGEIIMGGVNGLNYFYPNAIKYNKILPRVMFTGLTLFNEEVKIDSVYSGNRILTQALNQTKEIKLDYRQNVFSISFSGMNYILPEKAKYAYKLEGFNSDWLVVDGSAHKVTYTNLAPGTYTFKVKAANSDGYWNEEAGMLTIVIRPPFWRSIWAYIIYVILLLGALIFARSMVLRGERNRFKMRQVELEAERKHELDDMKLRFFTNISHEFRTPLTLIIAPMDHLIRNIDNEEYRQKLMLMKRNAMRLLNLVNELLDFRKSDVQGNRLNLGKGEVVSCIRATCQSFAELSSKKNIRLKFITSVEKLVMDFDEDKLNKIMMNLLSNAFKFTDAGGQVSVAVGLLREEGAEPTKLELKVIDTGLGIKDEDKERIFERFYQVQHGDAHDFGGSGIGLHMVKEFVQLHHGDISISDNEGGGSVFVVTIPLVITHPMEEVKSFINSVLTEEIILNGEEEPVFSIEEEVLTKKQTEIPLILLVDDNDDFRSFMKESLKVHYRIREAGNGREAWMVIAELQPDLIISDVMMPEMDGCELCRLVKNDVRTSHIPLLLLTARTAEEHKLEGLETGADDYITKPFNFEILSLRIKKLLEKRESRREKFSKQIDPEPSEITITPLDEKLIRKAIQYVEDNISRSELSVEELSRELGMSRVHLYKKLMHITGKSPVEFIRTLRLKRAAQLLRESQQNVSEIAYEVGFNNPKYFSKYFRDEFGMLPSAYLANMKKEPDAKTKI is encoded by the coding sequence ATGAAAACACCTCTTTTTTGCGCTCTCACCATTTTTATATTGGTGTGTACCCGCTTTGCCAATGCCCAAGAAAACTATATGTTCAAACATTTGGAGACTAAAGATGGATTGTCTCACAATCAGGTAAACTATATTTTTAAAGATAGTAGAGGCTTTATGTGGTTTGCTACAGCAGGAGGGCTAAATTGTTTTGACGGATATAGTTATAAAGTATATCGTCATAACGAGCATGATGCCTGGTCTTTGCATGATAATTATGTAGATCATATTCAGGAAGATATTGAAGGAAACTTGTGGATTCACACTGCAACAGGATATGTGCTATATGACGTGCGTAAAGATATTTTTTTGAATGATATGCTTCCGGTTATGAGAAAGTATGGAATTAATCACATACCCACATTAGTACGCATAGATAAGCTTAAGAATTTATGGTTTTATGTTGCCGGAACAGGAGGATTTCAATATCAAGTGGCAGATGGTCAACTTGTAACTTATCCTCGGGGAGGGAAAGACGGATTAAATTCAGCATTGGTAACGGATATTTCTGAATGTAAGGCCGGAGGGTTGTTTATTTTTAATAATGGATTGATAGAATGTGTTGACAAGAATGCAGGGCGTGTGATAAAACGATATAATCATATACCACTTCATTCACCAGGTTTCAGATCCAATAAATATTCTTTATTCGTTGACTCGGATGAGGATATTTGGGTGTATTCCAAAGGGGCATCCGTATTATGGATATTTCATCCGGCACAAGAACGTTGGGAATGGTTGAATAACAGCGACAGGAGTAAACCTTATCGTTTGTCGAGTAATGTGGTTCAGGATATTGTTGAAGATGCTCATGGAAAGATTTGGTTAGCTACGGATCATGGTGGAATTGATATTATAGATAAAAAGACAGGCGCGCAGATCAATTTGCAGAATAATATGTCCGATGAACGTACCCTTTCGCACAACAGCATTAACTGCATCTATTGTGATGATATGAATATCATTTGGGTGGGAACCTATAAAAAGGGAATTTCATACTATAGTGAGAGTATCTTTAAATTCGGAGTGGAGCATTTGCCTTACTTCAAGCAGGTGAATAACTTTGATAGCGACATTACTTTTCTGGAGGAGGGCGCTCATGAAGATCTGTGGATTGGTACAAATGGCAGCGGACTTATTTGTCTGAATCGGAATACGGGAAAGAAAGTTTTGTATGAGCGTAAACAAGGCGTACCTTCTTTATTGTCTAGTGATATAATAGTTAGTCTTTGCATGGCCAGAGATGGAAAATTATGGATAGGAACGTATCTTGGAGGGATGGATTGTTTCGATGGCCGAACATTTACTCATTATCAACACAGCCTGAATGATCCGAATTCATTGGCCAATAACAATGTATGGTCTATTGTTGAAGATGAAAAAGGGCTTATCTGGATTGGAACGTTAGGCGGTGGCATACAATGTTTCAATCCAACGACAAAGAAATTTGTGACTTATAATACGAGAAAGTATCTCACTTCGGATTACGTAAGTTCTTTGTATTTAGGAAAAAGTGGAGTTCTTTATATTGGTACGGCTATAGGAATCACTATTTATCATAAAGATACGGGGCGATTTGAACCATTGATCGGTAATAGAGCGGGTAATCAACGCTTTTCGAGTCTCAATGTAAATCAGGTATATGAAGATAGCCGCGGCCTTCTTTGGATAGCTACGCGTGATGGGCTAAATGCATATGATCAGAGAAATGATCGAATATATGTGATGCATAAGGTCGATGGACTGGTAGATGACATGATCTCTTCCGTGATTGAAGATAATAATAAAAATATGTGGGTGACTACGGCCAATGGAGTTTCTAACATTGTTGTAAACACCGATCCAAAGACCGGATATTACAGCTTTGCATATAATAATTATGATGAATTCGATGGCTTACAGAGCAGAGAGTTCAATATACGCTCCATGATTAAGACCTTTCGAGGAGAGATTATTATGGGAGGTGTTAACGGGCTTAACTACTTCTACCCGAATGCGATAAAATACAATAAGATATTGCCTAGAGTCATGTTTACGGGATTGACGCTGTTTAATGAGGAAGTGAAGATAGACTCTGTGTATAGTGGAAACCGAATATTGACACAAGCATTGAACCAGACAAAAGAAATAAAACTGGATTATCGGCAGAATGTATTTTCTATTTCTTTTTCCGGGATGAATTATATATTGCCTGAGAAGGCTAAATATGCTTATAAACTAGAAGGATTTAATTCAGATTGGCTGGTGGTAGACGGGAGTGCGCATAAAGTTACGTACACCAATCTGGCTCCGGGCACTTATACGTTTAAAGTAAAAGCGGCTAATAGTGATGGTTATTGGAATGAAGAAGCAGGTATGCTCACAATTGTAATCCGACCTCCTTTCTGGCGCTCAATTTGGGCATACATTATCTATGTAATATTGTTACTGGGAGCTTTGATCTTTGCCCGGTCGATGGTATTGCGTGGTGAGCGCAACCGATTTAAAATGCGACAAGTGGAGTTAGAAGCTGAGCGCAAACATGAATTAGATGACATGAAATTGCGCTTCTTCACCAATATCAGTCACGAGTTTCGCACACCGCTCACGTTGATTATTGCTCCGATGGATCATTTAATTAGGAATATCGATAATGAAGAGTACCGACAAAAATTGATGTTGATGAAAAGGAATGCCATGCGTTTGCTGAATTTGGTGAATGAATTACTTGATTTTCGAAAAAGTGACGTACAGGGAAATAGACTGAATTTGGGAAAAGGAGAAGTTGTGTCGTGTATTCGTGCAACCTGCCAGTCGTTTGCTGAATTGTCTAGTAAAAAAAATATTAGACTCAAGTTTATTACTTCCGTAGAAAAACTAGTGATGGACTTTGATGAGGATAAACTGAATAAGATTATGATGAACCTACTCTCAAATGCATTTAAGTTTACCGATGCAGGAGGGCAGGTGAGTGTTGCTGTGGGATTATTAAGAGAAGAAGGAGCAGAACCTACTAAACTGGAACTGAAAGTGATAGATACGGGTCTGGGGATCAAAGACGAAGATAAAGAACGGATTTTTGAACGATTTTATCAGGTTCAGCATGGTGATGCACACGATTTTGGCGGTAGCGGCATTGGACTGCACATGGTGAAGGAATTTGTACAGCTTCATCATGGTGATATATCTATCAGTGATAATGAAGGTGGCGGAAGTGTTTTTGTTGTCACTATCCCATTGGTTATTACTCATCCCATGGAAGAGGTAAAAAGTTTCATAAATTCAGTTTTAACCGAAGAAATTATATTGAATGGAGAGGAAGAACCAGTCTTTTCTATAGAAGAAGAGGTTCTTACAAAAAAACAAACAGAAATTCCACTAATCTTGTTGGTAGACGATAATGATGATTTTCGTTCTTTCATGAAAGAGAGCCTAAAGGTGCACTATCGTATCCGTGAAGCTGGAAATGGTCGGGAGGCATGGATGGTTATAGCTGAACTTCAGCCTGATTTAATTATTAGCGATGTGATGATGCCGGAAATGGATGGATGCGAGTTATGTCGATTGGTTAAGAATGATGTACGTACATCTCATATACCATTACTTTTACTCACGGCACGTACGGCGGAAGAACATAAATTGGAAGGATTGGAGACAGGTGCGGATGATTACATTACCAAACCATTTAATTTTGAGATTCTATCTCTTCGCATAAAGAAGTTGCTCGAAAAGAGAGAGAGTAGAAGAGAAAAATTCAGTAAGCAGATAGATCCTGAACCAAGTGAGATTACGATTACTCCACTGGACGAAAAGTTGATAAGAAAAGCAATTCAATATGTGGAAGATAACATCTCGAGGAGTGAACTTTCTGTGGAGGAATTGAGCAGAGAATTAGGGATGAGTAGGGTACATTTATACAAGAAGTTGATGCACATTACCGGAAAATCACCGGTAGAGTTCATACGAACTCTACGATTGAAACGTGCTGCTCAGTTACTTCGAGAGAGCCAACAAAACGTTTCTGAGATTGCTTATGAAGTAGGCTTCAATAATCCGAAATACTTCAGTAAATACTTTAGAGATGAGTTTGGAATGCTGCCTTCTGCATATCTGGCGAATATGAAAAAAGAGCCTGATGCAAAAACAAAAATCTGA
- a CDS encoding sialate O-acetylesterase — MKKKVICSLLLTLFTSALCAKVQLPDILSNNMVLQQNTQVKLWGKAKASTPITIKVSWNQQAYTTRSDANGRWLLSVATSKAGYTPQSIKFSDGETTELNNILIGEVWFCSGQSNMEMPLNGFRNCPILGANESIANASEYRTGIRFATVPKTAALTPQETCTGKWQECNPENAQWFSATAYHFATALHTALNVPVGIINCSWGGSTVEGWLPEDILKNYPDIDLKKAGSKEEAEYMQPMIMYNGMLKPLQNYTIKGFLWYQGESNLGKQATYAERLATMVNLWRKEWALGELPFYFVEIAPYQYGEGDMGAYLREAQFKAQAFISSSGMISTNDLVEPYEAANIHPRNKTLVGQRLCYMALNRTYGIKGISDHGPAYKSMEVKENKAVLSFDNAADGFSRMQDIVGFEIAGADKIFYPATAVADWNQHIIVSSDKVASPVAVRYGFRNFLPGNLYNHREQPLYPFRTDNW; from the coding sequence ATGAAAAAAAAAGTTATTTGTTCTTTATTACTTACTCTTTTCACTTCGGCCCTATGCGCCAAAGTACAGTTGCCGGATATCTTGAGCAACAACATGGTTTTGCAACAAAACACACAAGTGAAACTTTGGGGAAAGGCCAAAGCAAGTACTCCTATTACAATTAAAGTATCGTGGAACCAGCAAGCATATACCACCCGCAGCGATGCCAACGGTCGTTGGTTGTTATCGGTAGCCACTTCCAAAGCCGGTTATACGCCACAAAGCATCAAATTTAGCGATGGAGAAACGACCGAATTAAACAATATACTCATTGGAGAAGTATGGTTTTGTTCCGGACAATCGAACATGGAGATGCCGCTCAACGGTTTCCGTAATTGTCCCATTCTGGGTGCCAATGAATCCATCGCCAACGCTTCGGAATATCGCACCGGCATTCGCTTTGCCACCGTACCCAAAACAGCGGCTCTTACTCCACAAGAAACTTGTACCGGAAAATGGCAGGAATGTAATCCTGAAAACGCACAATGGTTCAGCGCCACTGCCTATCACTTTGCTACTGCCTTGCACACGGCACTCAATGTTCCCGTAGGTATCATCAATTGCAGTTGGGGTGGATCAACAGTGGAAGGTTGGTTGCCCGAAGATATTCTGAAAAACTATCCTGACATTGATCTAAAGAAAGCCGGAAGCAAAGAGGAAGCTGAATACATGCAGCCGATGATCATGTATAACGGCATGCTCAAACCGCTTCAAAACTATACCATCAAAGGGTTTCTTTGGTACCAGGGAGAGTCGAATTTAGGTAAACAAGCCACCTATGCCGAGCGTCTGGCTACGATGGTTAACCTTTGGCGTAAAGAGTGGGCACTAGGAGAACTACCTTTCTATTTTGTAGAAATCGCACCTTACCAATATGGTGAAGGAGATATGGGTGCTTATCTGCGCGAAGCTCAATTCAAAGCACAAGCGTTCATCTCTTCAAGCGGCATGATTTCCACCAATGATTTAGTAGAACCTTACGAAGCAGCTAACATACATCCGCGCAATAAAACATTGGTAGGTCAACGCCTTTGCTACATGGCACTAAACCGTACTTATGGTATAAAGGGAATATCTGACCATGGTCCGGCATACAAATCGATGGAAGTCAAAGAGAACAAAGCTGTGCTAAGCTTTGACAATGCTGCTGATGGATTCAGTCGGATGCAAGACATCGTTGGATTTGAGATTGCCGGAGCTGATAAGATATTTTATCCCGCTACCGCTGTAGCCGATTGGAATCAACACATCATTGTCAGCAGCGATAAAGTAGCCAGTCCGGTGGCGGTGCGCTATGGCTTTCGCAACTTTTTGCCGGGTAATCTCTACAATCATCGTGAACAACCACTCTATCCTTTCCGAACGGACAATTGGTAA
- a CDS encoding glycoside hydrolase family 97 protein produces MKIQKNILLILCSLLSCATFAQKQYMLSSPDGRIKTTIEAGSKLAYSIEHDGQVLLESSPLSLMLSTGEVWGENVGVAKSKTKQVKQIIASPFYKRSQIEDEYNELVLTFKKKWSVEFRAYNDGVAYRFVNSRKQPFTIQSEIVAYCFGKDLKATVPYVARGNDGDYESQFANSFENTYTTNQLSALNKERLMFLPLVVEADGGKKICITESNLENYPGLYLTNASGGNMLTGVQPQYPKKTAQGGHNMLQFIVQQREHYIAKVDGPRSFPWRMAIIAANDKELANSDMTYKLASSSRVSDTSWIKPGKVAWDWWNDWNIDGVDFESGVNNETYKYYIDFAATHGIEYVILDEGWAVNLKCDLTQVVKEIDIKELVDYATAKKVGIILWAGYHAFNRDMENICRLYSEMGVKGFKVDFMDRDDQEMVAFNQRAAETCAKYHLILDLHGMYKPAGMNRTYPNVLNFEGVHGLEQMKWSPATVDQVKYDVTLPYIRQIAGPMDYTQGAMRNAAKGSYFPSNSEPMSQGTRCHQLAMYIVFESPFNMLCDAPSNYMREPESLAFIAGVPTVWDESKVLSGEMGKYIVTARRKGNNWYIGGLNDWNQRDITLDLSFLTNKSYTGTLFKDGVNAHRIGRDYKKESFAITPDKKLKVHLAPGGGFALQLQGE; encoded by the coding sequence ATGAAAATACAGAAAAATATCCTCCTTATCTTATGTAGTTTGCTTTCTTGTGCAACTTTCGCGCAGAAACAATATATGCTCAGTTCACCGGACGGACGAATAAAAACGACGATAGAAGCTGGCAGCAAACTTGCTTACTCCATTGAGCACGATGGACAGGTTCTTTTAGAATCTTCACCGCTTTCTTTGATGCTAAGCACCGGAGAAGTATGGGGCGAAAATGTAGGCGTAGCAAAAAGTAAAACCAAACAGGTGAAGCAAATCATCGCCTCGCCGTTTTATAAAAGAAGTCAGATTGAGGACGAATACAATGAGCTGGTACTTACCTTCAAAAAAAAATGGAGCGTAGAGTTTCGTGCCTACAATGATGGAGTAGCTTATCGATTCGTCAATAGTCGCAAACAACCTTTCACCATTCAAAGTGAAATAGTGGCTTATTGCTTTGGAAAAGATCTCAAAGCTACCGTACCTTATGTAGCCCGGGGAAATGACGGAGACTATGAATCGCAGTTTGCCAATTCCTTTGAAAACACCTATACTACCAACCAGCTCTCTGCACTCAACAAAGAGAGATTGATGTTTCTACCCCTAGTGGTAGAGGCTGATGGAGGAAAGAAAATTTGCATCACTGAATCCAATTTGGAAAATTATCCGGGCCTCTACCTCACCAATGCTTCAGGAGGTAACATGCTTACGGGTGTTCAACCACAATATCCTAAAAAGACAGCACAAGGCGGACACAACATGCTCCAATTCATCGTTCAACAACGTGAACATTATATCGCGAAAGTAGACGGGCCACGCAGTTTCCCCTGGCGTATGGCTATTATTGCTGCAAACGATAAAGAATTAGCCAATAGTGATATGACTTACAAACTAGCTTCCTCGTCACGAGTAAGCGATACGTCATGGATTAAGCCCGGTAAAGTTGCATGGGATTGGTGGAATGACTGGAACATTGATGGAGTAGACTTTGAATCGGGTGTCAACAACGAAACTTACAAATATTATATTGATTTTGCCGCTACTCATGGCATCGAGTATGTTATTTTAGATGAAGGTTGGGCAGTCAATCTCAAGTGCGATCTTACTCAGGTAGTGAAGGAGATCGACATCAAAGAACTTGTTGATTATGCCACTGCTAAGAAAGTAGGTATTATCCTTTGGGCAGGTTACCATGCTTTTAATCGTGATATGGAGAACATCTGCCGTCTCTATTCAGAAATGGGAGTAAAAGGATTTAAGGTTGACTTCATGGATAGGGATGACCAGGAGATGGTGGCCTTTAACCAACGTGCTGCAGAAACTTGCGCCAAATACCACCTCATTCTCGACCTTCATGGCATGTATAAACCTGCCGGAATGAACCGCACTTACCCCAACGTACTCAACTTTGAAGGAGTACACGGACTGGAACAAATGAAATGGAGCCCTGCTACCGTAGATCAAGTGAAGTACGACGTAACTCTCCCATATATTCGTCAAATAGCCGGACCAATGGACTACACGCAAGGTGCAATGCGCAATGCCGCCAAAGGAAGTTACTTCCCCAGCAACTCAGAACCGATGAGTCAGGGTACACGTTGCCACCAATTGGCTATGTACATTGTGTTTGAATCGCCCTTCAATATGCTGTGCGATGCCCCATCCAATTACATGCGCGAGCCTGAATCACTAGCCTTCATTGCCGGTGTGCCAACTGTATGGGACGAAAGCAAAGTCCTTTCCGGAGAGATGGGCAAATACATTGTCACGGCCCGTCGCAAAGGCAATAACTGGTACATTGGTGGTCTGAACGATTGGAATCAACGAGACATCACGCTCGATCTTAGTTTTCTGACGAACAAAAGCTATACTGGCACTTTGTTCAAAGACGGAGTAAATGCCCATCGCATCGGACGTGATTACAAAAAAGAAAGTTTCGCCATCACTCCTGATAAAAAGTTGAAAGTTCATCTCGCACCCGGTGGTGGATTTGCATTGCAATTACAAGGAGAATAA
- a CDS encoding cation diffusion facilitator family transporter, which translates to MKEREKILIRASWVSIIGNAILSILKMGIGLYAGSLAVLGDGIDSATDVVISFVTLFTARIVSRPPNSNYAYGYEKADSVATKVLSFVIFFAGIQMLISTGKTIILAEPRELPSVIAIYVTMLSMVGKLGLAYYQFRQGKRAESSMLIANAKNMRNDVIISTGVLLGLVFTFVLDMPLLDSITGLLISIYIIKSSVDIFWESNVTLMDGVKDTSIYKKIFEAVEQVSGASNPHRVRSRQIGNMYMIVLDIETDGNLTLNEAHDIANEVEHSIKRSIENVYDIVVHVEPKGKHHQEEKFGLNKDIL; encoded by the coding sequence ATGAAAGAAAGAGAGAAGATTTTAATTCGTGCTTCGTGGGTTAGTATCATAGGTAATGCTATTTTATCCATTCTTAAAATGGGTATTGGTTTGTATGCAGGCAGTTTAGCCGTGTTAGGAGATGGAATTGACTCTGCTACAGATGTCGTTATTTCTTTCGTGACTCTATTCACCGCACGCATTGTGAGTCGTCCTCCTAACTCCAACTATGCTTATGGGTACGAGAAAGCTGACAGTGTGGCAACTAAAGTGTTATCCTTTGTCATCTTCTTTGCAGGCATACAAATGCTTATTTCTACAGGTAAAACGATTATTTTGGCCGAACCTCGCGAATTGCCATCTGTCATAGCTATATACGTTACTATGCTATCCATGGTAGGGAAATTAGGACTTGCCTACTATCAGTTTCGTCAAGGCAAACGAGCCGAAAGCTCCATGCTCATAGCCAATGCAAAAAACATGCGTAATGATGTAATTATATCCACTGGCGTTTTACTCGGTTTGGTATTCACCTTTGTACTGGATATGCCTCTTCTCGACTCTATTACCGGACTACTTATCAGTATCTACATTATCAAATCATCTGTCGACATTTTTTGGGAAAGTAACGTCACCTTAATGGATGGAGTAAAAGACACTTCTATCTACAAAAAGATATTCGAGGCTGTAGAACAAGTTTCCGGAGCAAGCAATCCTCATCGGGTTCGTTCACGTCAGATTGGAAATATGTATATGATTGTGCTCGACATCGAAACCGACGGTAACCTCACACTAAATGAAGCGCACGACATAGCCAATGAAGTGGAACATAGTATTAAACGCTCCATAGAAAATGTATATGACATCGTGGTACATGTAGAGCCCAAGGGTAAACACCATCAGGAAGAAAAATTCGGTTTGAATAAAGATATATTATAA